A DNA window from Halomonas zincidurans B6 contains the following coding sequences:
- a CDS encoding YggT family protein, whose amino-acid sequence MGSQLGGAGLMLVNMLINIYLFLLMLRFLLQASRADYYNPLSQSVVKVTQPAVKPLQSFLRPVGPFDLATLAAGFILKALSIVLIMWLAIGGLPPLAGIAIASLAALASAILKIYFFALIGMIILSWVAPQASHPGAILIMQLVEPVMAPVRKVIPPLGMIDLSPIVVFIIINLVDGLVVGSLTRAAGISGMLVGF is encoded by the coding sequence ATGGGGAGTCAACTGGGCGGCGCCGGCCTGATGCTGGTCAACATGCTGATCAACATCTACCTGTTTCTGCTGATGCTGCGTTTTCTGCTGCAGGCGTCGCGAGCCGATTACTACAACCCGCTCAGCCAGTCGGTGGTCAAGGTCACCCAGCCGGCGGTCAAGCCGCTGCAAAGCTTTCTGCGCCCGGTCGGTCCGTTCGACCTGGCGACGCTGGCGGCCGGCTTCATTCTCAAGGCGCTGAGCATCGTGCTGATCATGTGGCTGGCGATCGGCGGGCTACCGCCGTTGGCGGGGATCGCCATCGCCTCGCTGGCGGCGCTGGCCAGCGCGATCCTCAAGATCTATTTCTTCGCGCTGATCGGCATGATCATTCTCAGTTGGGTCGCCCCCCAGGCCAGCCATCCCGGGGCGATCTTGATCATGCAACTGGTCGAGCCGGTCATGGCGCCGGTGCGCAAGGTCATACCGCCGCTGGGCATGATCGACCTGTCGCCGATCGTGGTATTCATCATTATCAACCTGGTCGATGGCCTGGTAGTCGGCTCGCTGACCCGCGCCGCCGGTATTTCCGGCATGCTGGTCGGCTTCTAG
- the proC gene encoding pyrroline-5-carboxylate reductase: MASQVTFIGAGNMASAIFGGMIEAGYPATAITATARRRETLEPLEARYGINVSTDNDAAVANADVVVLSVKPQLMREVCERLRDVVQARRPLIVSVAAGLNAETLDEWLGGGLAVVRCMPNTPSLVGAGASGLYANARVSEQQRRLATSLLEPVGLVEWVDNETLIEAVTAVSGSGPAYFFLIFEALEEAGKRLGLPADSARRLALQTGFGAARMAQQSEFEPAQLRRNVMSPGGTTERAVHCLEDGGLRELFAEATEACAARAREMAAELGKKD; this comes from the coding sequence ATGGCAAGCCAAGTCACCTTCATCGGCGCCGGCAACATGGCCAGCGCCATCTTCGGCGGGATGATCGAAGCCGGCTATCCGGCCACGGCGATCACCGCCACCGCGCGGCGCCGTGAAACGCTCGAGCCGCTCGAGGCGCGTTATGGCATCAATGTCAGCACCGACAACGATGCCGCCGTGGCCAACGCCGACGTCGTGGTGCTGTCGGTCAAGCCGCAGCTCATGCGCGAGGTCTGCGAGCGCCTGCGCGACGTCGTGCAGGCGCGCCGCCCGCTGATCGTCTCGGTGGCCGCCGGACTGAATGCCGAGACGCTGGATGAATGGCTCGGCGGCGGGCTGGCGGTGGTACGCTGCATGCCCAACACACCGTCGCTGGTCGGCGCCGGCGCCTCGGGGCTGTACGCCAACGCCCGGGTCAGCGAGCAGCAGCGCCGGCTTGCCACCAGCCTGCTCGAGCCTGTGGGGCTGGTCGAGTGGGTCGACAACGAAACGCTGATCGAGGCGGTCACCGCGGTGTCGGGCAGCGGTCCGGCCTATTTCTTCCTGATCTTCGAGGCGCTCGAGGAAGCCGGCAAGCGACTCGGCCTGCCCGCCGACAGTGCGCGACGATTGGCCTTGCAGACCGGCTTCGGGGCGGCGAGGATGGCCCAGCAGAGCGAATTCGAGCCGGCCCAGCTGCGCCGCAACGTGATGTCGCCGGGCGGCACCACCGAACGCGCCGTGCACTGCCTGGAAGACGGCGGCCTGCGCGAGCTGTTCGCCGAGGCCACCGAGGCCTGTGCCGCGCGGGCCCGCGAAATGGCCGCCGAGCTCGGCAAGAAGGACTAG
- a CDS encoding YggS family pyridoxal phosphate-dependent enzyme — protein sequence MPDVPVSEALAHARRRLTDALAQAGRDSDAAQLLAVSKTKSAGLVRQAYGAGQRDFGENYLQEALDKQHELADLEAIVWHFIGPLQSNKTRAVAEHFSWVHSIERAKTARRLSEQRPAALGALNVCLQVNVSGEASKAGIAPEDLEALAREVAGLPNLRLRGLMAIPAPAVGLDAQRRPLAELRRLKERLAERLPELTLDTLSMGMSDDLEAAVLEGATLVRLGTAIFGARAVRH from the coding sequence ATGCCAGACGTTCCGGTCAGCGAGGCACTCGCTCATGCGCGCCGCAGGCTGACCGACGCCTTGGCGCAGGCCGGGCGTGACAGCGATGCGGCACAGTTGCTGGCGGTCAGCAAGACCAAGTCCGCTGGTCTCGTTCGCCAGGCCTACGGGGCCGGGCAACGCGATTTCGGCGAGAATTATCTCCAGGAAGCACTCGACAAGCAGCACGAACTCGCCGACCTGGAGGCCATCGTCTGGCATTTCATCGGCCCTTTGCAATCCAACAAGACCCGCGCCGTCGCCGAGCACTTCAGTTGGGTCCACAGCATCGAGCGTGCCAAGACCGCCCGGCGGCTATCCGAGCAGCGCCCCGCCGCCCTCGGGGCGTTGAACGTCTGCCTGCAGGTCAACGTCAGTGGCGAAGCCAGCAAGGCGGGGATCGCCCCCGAGGATCTCGAGGCGCTGGCCCGCGAGGTCGCCGGGCTGCCCAACCTGCGGCTGCGCGGGCTGATGGCGATTCCCGCGCCGGCCGTGGGGCTCGACGCCCAGCGCCGACCGCTGGCCGAGCTGCGACGGCTCAAGGAGCGCCTCGCCGAGCGCCTGCCCGAGCTTACTCTCGACACCCTGTCGATGGGCATGAGCGACGACCTGGAAGCGGCGGTTCTCGAGGGCGCCACGCTGGTTCGCCTGGGCACGGCGATCTTCGGCGCCCGCGCCGTTCGTCATTGA
- a CDS encoding type IV pilus twitching motility protein PilT produces the protein MDITELLAFSAKQNASDLHLSAGLPPMIRVDGDIRRLNVPAMDDRDVRKMIYDIMGDRQRRDYEAQLETDFSFEVPGVARFRVNAFNQDRGAGAVFRTIPGRVMTLEELDLGDVFRRFAALPRGLVLVTGPTGSGKSTTLAALIDHINDTQHHHILTIEDPIEFVHVSKRSLINQREVHRHTQGFTQALRSALREDPDVILVGELRDLETIRLALTAAETGHLVFGTLHTTSAAKTIDRIIDVFPGDEKSMVRSMLSESLQGVISQTLLKRNGGGRVAAHEILVATSAVRNLIREDKVAQIYSAIQTGGNQGMQTLDTALAKLVSQHVISREEAQSKAKGHLPEASSAQ, from the coding sequence ATGGATATTACCGAACTCCTGGCATTTTCGGCAAAGCAGAATGCCTCGGACTTGCACCTTTCCGCCGGGCTGCCACCGATGATTCGCGTCGACGGCGACATTCGCCGCCTCAACGTGCCGGCGATGGACGACCGCGACGTCCGCAAGATGATCTACGACATCATGGGCGACCGGCAGCGCCGTGACTACGAGGCCCAGCTGGAAACCGACTTCTCCTTCGAGGTGCCCGGGGTGGCGCGCTTTCGTGTCAACGCCTTCAATCAGGACCGCGGCGCCGGGGCGGTATTCCGGACCATCCCCGGGCGGGTGATGACCCTCGAGGAGCTCGATCTGGGCGATGTGTTTCGGCGCTTCGCCGCACTGCCGCGCGGACTGGTGCTGGTGACCGGGCCGACCGGCTCGGGCAAGTCGACGACCCTGGCGGCGCTGATCGACCACATCAACGACACCCAGCATCACCATATCCTGACCATCGAGGATCCGATCGAATTCGTCCACGTCAGCAAGCGCAGTTTGATCAACCAGCGCGAGGTACATCGCCATACCCAGGGCTTCACCCAGGCGTTGCGCTCGGCGCTGCGCGAGGACCCCGACGTGATCCTGGTCGGCGAACTGCGCGACCTGGAGACCATTCGCCTGGCGCTGACCGCGGCGGAAACCGGCCACCTGGTGTTCGGCACCCTGCACACCACCTCGGCGGCCAAGACCATCGACCGGATCATCGACGTGTTTCCCGGCGACGAGAAGTCGATGGTGCGCTCGATGCTCTCCGAGTCGCTGCAGGGCGTCATCTCGCAGACCCTGCTCAAGCGCAACGGCGGCGGGCGGGTCGCCGCCCACGAGATCCTGGTGGCGACCTCGGCGGTACGCAACCTGATCCGCGAGGACAAGGTGGCGCAGATCTACTCGGCGATCCAGACCGGCGGCAACCAGGGCATGCAGACACTCGATACGGCGCTCGCCAAGCTGGTCAGCCAGCACGTGATCAGCCGCGAGGAAGCCCAGAGCAAGGCCAAGGGGCATCTGCCCGAGGCGAGCAGCGCGCAATAA